One part of the Ursus arctos isolate Adak ecotype North America unplaced genomic scaffold, UrsArc2.0 scaffold_14, whole genome shotgun sequence genome encodes these proteins:
- the GGT6 gene encoding glutathione hydrolase 6 yields the protein MEAVAGPVVYQKLVLWDPSLGSDEEEEEEEEETSELVAPYPWRPQDSLGSKVGGLPGAWARLVAALLLLAVGFSLAARQLYTSGDPTGSLGSAAPRPGGHSHHPGVYHHGAIISPAATCSHLGQELLVAGGNVVDAGVGAALCLAVVHPHATGLGAMFWGLFHNSTSGRSTALTSGPAQTLAPGLGLPSALPALRLLHTHFGRLPWPRLLLGPTTLAQEGFLVDTALAAALAARGTKGLCPLLCHTDGTPLRPGARATNPKLAGVLHTAALTAAPALAGDALLSLLLRDLGLQGPLSGPTPTLEPAVQLAVPQGILSTTPSPSAGPELLAMLEAALHSGGPSPDPCPPLPQAPVTPVGSVLATIDSSGSVLLLTSSLNSSFGSGHLSPSTGVLLSNLVAQPTTSAWACPLILHGSPDDAEADVLGLVASGTPAVAKVMTHALLSHLAGPQSQAQHQHQQGLTPSTSVCGQGTLLQVAVQAEHTHVSSVPSGCCTFQGF from the exons ATGGAAGCTGTGGCAGGGCCTGTGGTCTACCAGAAGCTGGTGCTCTGGGACCCAAGCTTGGGGTctgacgaggaggaggaggaagaggaggaggagacatcAGAGCTGGTCGCTCCCTATCCCTGGAGGCCCCAGGACTCTTTGGG GAGCAAGGTTGGCGGGCTGCCCGGGGCCTGGGCCCGCCTGGTTGCCGCCCTGCTGCTGCTTGCCGTCGGCTTCTCCCTGGCCGCGAGGCAACTCTACACCAGCGGTGATCCTACAGGAAGCCTGGGCTCGGCAGCCCCCCGGCCCGGCGGGCATTCCCACCACCCTGGCGTGTACCACCATGGCGCCATCATCAGCCCTGCAG CCACGTGCTCCCACCTGGGCCAGGAGCTGCTCGTCGCCGGGGGCAACGTCGTGGACGCGGGAGTGGGAGCAGCTCTGTGTCTGGCGGTGGTCCACCCTCACGCCACAGGGCTCG GTGCCATGTTCTGGGGCCTCTTCCACAATAGCACCTCAGGCAGGTCAACTGCCCTGACGTCAGGCCCAGCCCAGACCCTGGCCCCTGGCCTGGGGCTGCCGTCCGCCCTGCCGGCCCTGCGCTTGCTGCACACGCACTTCGGCCGCCTGCCCTGGCCGCGGCTGCTGCTGGGCCCCACCACACTAgctcaggagggcttcctggtggACACGGCCCTGGCCGCGGCACTGGCAGCCCGGGGCACAAAGGGCCTCTGTCCACTACTGTGCCACACCGACGGGACCCCCCTGCGCCCCGGGGCCCGAGCCACCAACCCCAAGCTGGCAGGAGTGCTGCACACAGCAGCCCTCACCGCCGCCCCAGCCCTTGCCGGGGACGCCCTACTGAGCCTGCTGCTCAGAGACCTGGGGCTGCAGGGACCCTTGTCTGGGCCCACGCCCACCCTGGAGCCTGCAGTGCAGCTAGCCGTGCCCCAAGGCATCCTGtccaccacccccagcccctcagctGGCCCAGAACTTCTGGCAATGCTGGAGGCAGCCCTGCACTCTGGAGGGCCCAGCCCCGACCCCTGCCCACCGCTCCCACAAGCTCCTGTGACCCCTGTGGGCAGTGTCCTGGCCACCATAGACAGCAGTGGCTCCGTGCTCCTTCTCACCTCCTCACTCAACAGCTCCTTTGGCTCTGGACACCTGTCCCCGAGCACTGGGGTTCTACTTAGCAACCTGGTGGCCCAGCCCACAACCAGTGCCTGGGCCTGCCCCCTCATCCTCCATGGCAGCCCGGATGACGCAGAGGCTGACGTGTTGGGGCTGGTGGCTTCAGGAACCCCTGCGGTGGCCAAGGTCATGACTCATGCCCTGCTCAGTCACCTGGCCGGGCCCCAAAGCCAGGCCCAGCACCAGCATCAGCAGGGACTGACACCGAGCACTAGCGTTTGTGGCCAAGGGACCCTGCTCCAGGTGGCTGTCCAGGCCGAGCACACCCACGTCTCCAGCGTCCCCAGTGGCTGCTGCACCTTCCAGGGGTTCTAA